The nucleotide window CGTTGTCGACTGGTATTGCTGCAGCACCTCATTCCTGCTTGCTTCCCACGCAAATTGATCAATATCCTTCAATTGTTGTAAAAGCAGGTGAAGCTGTGTCAGCAAGTTTAGGTTAGCAGCGATCAGTTGCCCGTTAGACAGTAATAAATAGGCATTTTGCCGGTTAAGTTGCTGCAGTAATTGCGATGGCGTCAGGGAATGGCGTACAGAATCGCGATGCTGTTTTTCACGGATGGTTAATACTTTAACCTGGTTTTTATTAACTATCGCATCTTTTAAACGCTTTAATAAGCTATTCTTGGTTGCTTCCTGCCTTATACTAACGGTTGTATCTGCCTTGTCTGTTCGCACCCTCACTTTAACGGTTGGCGCGCGCAGACTGGCCGGTGTGGTGGCTTTTAACAGCGAATCGAAGTGCTGCTTCAGATTGAAGACACGTTGGGAAATGATTAACTTTTGAGCAACCAAACGTGCGATTTGTTGCCGCCTGCCGGGAAAATTACGCGCACTATCGGCCCGGTATTTTATCAGTAGCTGGTTAATACGGGCAAAAATATTGTTAAGCTTAGACTTATACGCCTTTAACTTGTCAGCATGCCCGTTCAAATTAGCTTGTTGAAAATCATTTTCTGCACTGTTCAGGTCTAACAAAATAGCACTGATATCTTGTTGTGGTGAAGGCTCTTTCAACCGGGCGCTCAATGCATCCAGTTTTTGCCCGATAGAATATTTTAATACAACTGAGCCAGCTGTCATCATAAAGGTAAACAGCAGGAACAGGATAAACACATTCCTTAAATATTTTGCCGCTTTTCCGGGCTTCATTACTCTTTCGCGCATCTCGCTCTATTATTTCATTATTATTGGGTTATCCCAATGCTTGCCATTTAGATAACGGAAAGATGGATAAATATAGGAGAAAAACAATGGGAAAGGCAAGGGCATAATTTGCCGGGCCTTCAACAAAAA belongs to Mucilaginibacter boryungensis and includes:
- a CDS encoding sensor histidine kinase gives rise to the protein MRERVMKPGKAAKYLRNVFILFLLFTFMMTAGSVVLKYSIGQKLDALSARLKEPSPQQDISAILLDLNSAENDFQQANLNGHADKLKAYKSKLNNIFARINQLLIKYRADSARNFPGRRQQIARLVAQKLIISQRVFNLKQHFDSLLKATTPASLRAPTVKVRVRTDKADTTVSIRQEATKNSLLKRLKDAIVNKNQVKVLTIREKQHRDSVRHSLTPSQLLQQLNRQNAYLLLSNGQLIAANLNLLTQLHLLLQQLKDIDQFAWEASRNEVLQQYQSTTADMDHFIGVAITLILIFIVLLIIYIRKAGEAEQNYLMENERAVALAGQKSEILATMSHEIRNPLTAITGAIYMLNKTTLSPDQEKKVAAINLSSAMLMETVNNILDVSALEHQQGGVLLRVIFTPFKVLKEAVESMHFMAEKKGILLSLKFDGDEDAQVAGDIFKLKQVMVNLLSNAIKYTDKGSVIVMAILNQANAHSTLLEVSVKDTGIGIPKEQQAGLFTRYYQTGGGHLKPGTGLGLYLCRQLVNLQGGTISVESETSKGCVIHFTIPYHSHPQ